A single Bufo bufo chromosome 6, aBufBuf1.1, whole genome shotgun sequence DNA region contains:
- the WIPF2 gene encoding WAS/WASL-interacting protein family member 2 codes for MPIAPPPPPGPPPPPTFSQANTEPPRLSRGEQRGRGALLNDICKGAQLKKTTAVNDRSAPVLEKPKGSSGGSGFGPTGGGALQPKGGLFQGGVPKLRPVGTKDISESPSGRSPLQGSSTRPAAPRPPVSGGRPQDDTDSSSSSNRSSPPEIGRAHRPSLPDLTRPPNTTSPGMKHSSSAPPPPPPGRRHASSTPSPAQSAKPYSRDKPLPPTPGHRAPAAPPVKPPPSPVNMRTPNSQGQPPPPPPYRQPPPSVNGPPSPINEPPPDLPQRHNSLHRKQPAPVRGLAPPPPSANLSPGGNRPPPPARDPPSRGAAPPPPPPIIRNGGRDAPPPPPPPYRMHGTMDTTQNRAKPPPPPSRTPSGPPPPPPPVRNGHRDSISVGRSFADDFESKYSFHSVDEFPAPEDYRPFQKIYPSKSIRVTRGAPPLPPIPR; via the exons ATGCCTAtcgcccccccaccaccaccgggaCCTCCCCCACCTCCGACCTTCTCCCAG GCGAACACGGAGCCCCCTCGGCTTTCCCGTGGCGAGCAGAGAGGCCGGGGGGCTCTTCTGAACGATATCTGTAAAGGAGCTCAGCTAAAGAAGACCACTGCGGTGAATGACCGGAGTGCCCCAGTGTTGGAAA AACCTAAAGGTTCAAGTGGTGGTTCTGGGTTTGGACCAACTGGTGGAGGAGCACTGCAGCCGAAAGGAGGTCTCTTCCAAGGAGGAGTTCCCAAACTGAGGCCAGTGGGGACCAAAGATATCTCAG AAAGCCCATCTGGTCGGTCTCCTCTTCAGGGTTCATCTACAAGACCAGCTGCTCCCCGTCCCCCAGTTTCAGGAGGGAGACCCCAGGATGATActgatagcagcagcagcagcaaccgtTCTTCCCCTCCGGAAATTGGACGAGCTCACAGGCCGTCCTTGCCAGATCTTACGCGCCCCCCTAATACCACTAGTCCTGGAATGAAGCACAGTTCCTCAgcccctcctccacctcctcctgggCGACGCCATGCTAGTTCAACACCTTCTCCCGCTCAAAGCGCCAAACCCTACAGTAGGGATAAACCCCTGCCTCCAACCCCAGGACATCGGGCCCCTGCTGCACCTCCAGtgaagccccctccctctccagtcAACATGCGGACCCCTAATTCTCAGGGACAGCCTCCTCCTCCGCCACCTTACAGACAACCCCCTCCTTCTGTGAATGGACCACCAAGCCCCATAAATGAGCCACCCCCAGATCTACCACAACGGCACAACTCTCTCCATCGTAAGCAACCTGCACCAGTGCGAGGACTGGCTCCTCCTCCACCTTCAGCAAATCTATCTCCGGGTGGTAACAGACCACCACCCCCGGCCAGGGACCCTCCTTCTAGGGGAGCAG CTCCACCTCCACCACCTCCCATAATACGTAATGGAGGTCGTGatgcacctcctcctcctccccctccttacCGAATGCATGGCACAATGGATACAACACAGAACCGGGCAAAGccaccccctcctccctctcgaaCTCCTTCTGGACCTCCGCCGCCACCACCTCCTGTTAGGAATGGACACAGAGACTCTATCTCTGTTGGGAGGTCATTTGCAG ATGACTTTGAATCAAAATACTCCTTCCATTCAGTGGATGAGTTTCCTGCTCCCGAGGACTACAGACCCTTTCAAAAAATCTACCCCAGTAAATCAATCAGAG TAACCCGTGGAGCTCCTCCGCTGCCGCCCATTCCAAGGTGA